Proteins from one Merismopedia glauca CCAP 1448/3 genomic window:
- a CDS encoding DUF6887 family protein, with the protein MMTKPNFQEMSREELKKYIRTHPTDDDAIRELFVNRRNPNAKRYPYPYDMPEVEVRDIFQKKLDRC; encoded by the coding sequence ATGATGACGAAACCTAATTTTCAAGAAATGAGCCGAGAGGAACTAAAAAAATATATCAGGACTCACCCTACTGACGATGACGCTATTAGAGAACTATTTGTCAATCGCCGCAATCCCAATGCTAAACGTTATCCCTACCCTTACGATATGCCAGAGGTAGAAGTGCGAGATATTTTTCAAAAAAAGCTAGACCGATGCTGA
- a CDS encoding DUF6888 family protein: MNLPTEKQAFGSIFVIQMLSNLLQSIYLFRYDSTTRQVYIIAGETEKIEVIIFEDGNWEFNDDET, translated from the coding sequence TTGAATTTGCCAACCGAGAAACAGGCTTTCGGCTCTATTTTTGTGATTCAGATGCTCTCCAATCTATTGCAGTCTATTTACCTGTTTCGTTACGATTCGACTACTAGGCAAGTCTATATCATCGCAGGTGAGACGGAAAAAATCGAAGTTATTATTTTTGAAGATGGAAACTGGGAGTTTAATGATGACGAAACCTAA